In Nitrosospira briensis C-128, a genomic segment contains:
- a CDS encoding filamentous haemagglutinin family protein, with protein MNRNIYRLIFNPALGMRVPAAETARSRGKAAGGRVLLLTGLLLAASAQAELPVPCGGGCGAGVPGFVTAGQASYQDHGHQAVVNQVGEKAILNWETFNVSPGHSVQFQQVESLAAQNLVQGANFTTLNRVWDSDPSVIAGILTQAAGQNANVILVNTNGIAFMGSSQVNLGSFTASSLDIHDNFILNAFLTTQKTVPQFEGAGGFIKVFEGARITAGSQGRVMLIAPTVINKGTVEAPDGQVIAAAGTKVFLRSASAEPVDANVRGLLVEVESPAGLGDFDTANTDIKDGVLDGRAVSLKEGALDKLGHVTNLGELSTPRGNVTMVGYAVNQKGIARATTSVTANGSVYLLAKDAATAQDNSTRAGRVVLAGGSLTEVLPEMSDKTGLVDGLTGTGLVLPSQVRVLGQDIRMENGAVINAPAGEVNFIAIDDPGMVVNNDPFKQQFNLPASSTARIHIASGARISVSGLENVQVSTARNGVEVELRGDELKDSPVNRDGPLRGQKVYVDINRALNNANTGMPTLIAKDSLQSYQARLERTVAERSTQGGTVRLNSLGEAIIESGAVIDLSGGSLRYTPASVPTTLVMSRGVTTDIASARADVRYDGIATRYIQNFGRWNVKEVIDLGQSYNYDPGYTEGKNAGALEVIGLRAIVMQGEVQGRTVVGEVQRDAGVMPAGARLTLGTGAVTHATSTGDDYKLNQLVELNSTGATLPDGFRFGDALSPDLVNTLRLSPTLLGKDKVANLEIFSNQAVAVREALRTPQGGSINITAQGLTVDADIVAPSGSIVLDARRNDVNIASGPVDMVVADGVTLSARGAWVNELRGVPAGSGEVALPNGGKIALSASDNLALGHDTLMDVTGGGRLKVDGRGKVMAGNGGEIRLSGNALSGLGDNVRGHGLGGGGTLTVSSNKIQIGGTPDNNSGTVNLDTGFFERAGFANINLGGIESVTLSEGVRIKPTVLSLELLPEYTLRPSGSKIEGFSHQVKLDDLVRQPVNLSFVVRNPDEQGAADLLIGAGAHIEADPKAEIMLAADRLVNIQGRITAPGGSITATLDHSHEFNFNAGNGIWLGKQAVLDVSGLALTYLDNQRLTQGEVLSGGRVALNAQFGNVVAEAGSNINIAGAVPVRLDILNAAGGLGQWVGSDAGSVNIVAREGILLDGGIMARGGSASNRDGTLDLVLGLVDVSNPQDKGFPAGERVLSLAQTVAPQAGGLVPGVALPVGLGRQARLGATAFDAAGFDRIALKSLDAIRLENGLNLGANRALPLKELVLDAPRIETAGGEAALKAETIRLGNFDVVLQDRMNTPVAGTGNFRADAQLLELAGNLSLTGMGRSEFMGAREVRLSGVSTGAIPRPTAVLSSAADLIFHGAVVTPATYSQVDIRAPGQTVTFSGNTTRPPQPLSALGSLAVTAANIIQGGNIWAPFGQLVFTAADTLVFKDGSLTSIAAVPGSLIPFGMTVNGRSWLYRPDSQDIPQLALSEKSIRTQAANIDMQAGATVHLAGGGDLQSYEFSVGPGGARDILNDPGIYAILPGYASSFAPGDRQENTGFDRTAGDAVYLSGIPGLSAGTYTLLPAHYALLPGAYAVRLNPDVSNLLPGQAYSRQDGIQVVPGYVTDSRAASGGPRDALWSGFEVLTRDQVLQRSEITLTRASDFFANDSSRPQDGGLLTLETTGGLTLDAIFKLAAAEGGRGAAVDISAPDIVVTSGNPSGIDPLATRIEAATLNAMGATSLLLGGTRSAGVANSATGGTTIGLTVGADKVTLANDAGHALKGDEIILAAKDTLTLKAGSAIEAQGNAMSTGGMRSYSADGNGALVRAASTVAGFSRSGSPDQSRGTLAGEAGSIIHASNSITLDATHQNTFAGLPVFADGKGNPVAGNLSIGAARVNFGDAPAGADGLTLGQGELDGLNSLNSLTLTSYKTFDLYGDVSIGGVNADGKPTLQALNLQGAGLAGLDNGGKTAHLRANSIALSNPAAAAFTPGGALGNGTLAIQADKLVLGEGVKAIQGFSQVDVMVTELIGRGTGSTDIGATGNTNLNVARISGEQGADQTLTAGGRLDAAMRASDRVLAAINTLGAKWVLSGTEVTFDTQAILPSGQLKLAATAGNLVLGANGELNVAGRPVVFFDAIRTAPGGMIELASDNGGILVQDGARVNVSGAEGGDAGKVIMRAANGTANIAASSLQGSATADNSGARGDGARFELDVAMLPDFSTLNTALNQGGFDGARTLRVRTGDIHLAAADTVKAKEIHIAADGGKLGVAGHIDASGKDAGSINLYAGNDVTVLTGARLDAYATGANRSGGEVEIGTTEGKLNLAAGSVVDVHGGSGSQPGEGGKVLLRAPRSSAGDEVGVSAIDSSISGAGSVVVEAVKVYGNITTLTDTGTSSGTTLSLATVNADNTHFASHAGAIASRLGKTGDTLFHVRPGVEVRSAGDITLSKDWNLGVSRAGGEPGMLTLRAGGNLRINSNLSDGFNVATPFSSGMTPATLLTGNSWGYRLVGGADAGAADPLAVRAGSGDITLAAGKLIRTGTGDIRMSAGRDIKLADSKAAIYTAGRVADVADGFITPADAQFSQGGGSIGMTAMGDIIGSPSAQLYSNWLFRQGRLNETTGAYTLQPAWWVRFDQFQQGVGALGGGDVTLTAGGRIQNLSASTPAQARMTAMTPDAGSLVKTGGGDVRVETGGDLLGGQYYADRGDLVVNVGGRIDSGQNVSGKPLYTILALSDTQARVRAQGDVNIHSVLNPHLVIQATGRGTTFNLNASAPSSTNPSWSLFSSYGEDSGVHLQSLDGTVTLHNDTSVLTNAYRAPLSFNVSANTYTTELLSILPPSLLVTAFQGSIVLPDTRTTVLSPAGRGNLELLASDSVNIHTPVVMSDRDPALIPTAIRPGIKPNQFPLSTVSPADRELVHATTPVHAGDTRPVRVYAVAGDIQGNFNELTLDLAKAFQLRAGQDVRDVGIVAQHVNAGDLSRVVAGRDVAFTSGNDRTDNARIWVGGLGRLEVTAGRNIDLGTSAGIVSRGDLDNAQLPRGGADIDVAAGMGAQGIDYTGAVDRLVAELEKAGGSPDNALLWQARWLVGNDVLSGSDALQAVKAVQAQDGEAQRGLVREMIYSALLVTGRDSNNRESPYAADYERGYAALELVFPGIREQNPDGSFKNYQGEINLFASRIKTERGGNIEFMAPGGGVIVGLSNTPEVLISTGNDVLGMVVVADGNIRGFARNDILVNQSRILTVGGGDVLLWSSEGDIDAGKGKKTAAAVPPPVVKVDAQGNVTQELQGAASGSGIGALSSGGAAAGDIDLIAPRGTVNAGDAGIRAGNLNIAAQVVLGADNISVSGTSTGTPVADASAVTATTSGATSQGDDVAKATAALSQNLSDAARTSDEMRQLKPTFISTEVIGHGE; from the coding sequence ATGAATCGCAATATATACCGGTTGATTTTCAACCCGGCTTTGGGAATGCGGGTTCCCGCAGCGGAAACGGCGCGCAGCCGTGGCAAGGCGGCAGGCGGGAGGGTGTTGCTGCTAACGGGACTTTTGCTGGCCGCATCCGCGCAGGCCGAGTTGCCGGTGCCCTGCGGGGGCGGGTGCGGCGCGGGAGTGCCGGGTTTTGTCACCGCAGGTCAGGCGAGCTATCAGGACCATGGTCATCAGGCCGTGGTCAATCAGGTAGGCGAAAAAGCGATCCTCAACTGGGAAACGTTTAATGTCAGTCCCGGACATTCGGTACAGTTTCAGCAGGTGGAGAGCCTTGCCGCGCAGAATCTGGTGCAGGGCGCGAATTTCACCACCTTGAACCGCGTCTGGGACAGCGACCCCAGCGTCATAGCCGGCATTCTCACCCAGGCAGCCGGGCAAAATGCTAACGTCATTCTCGTCAACACAAACGGCATTGCCTTCATGGGCTCATCGCAAGTGAACCTCGGCAGTTTTACCGCCAGCAGCCTGGATATTCACGACAACTTCATTCTTAACGCTTTTCTGACCACGCAGAAAACGGTCCCCCAATTCGAAGGCGCGGGCGGGTTCATCAAGGTATTCGAAGGCGCGCGCATTACAGCCGGGAGCCAGGGACGGGTGATGCTGATCGCCCCCACGGTGATCAACAAGGGCACGGTGGAAGCACCGGACGGGCAGGTGATCGCCGCTGCCGGCACCAAGGTATTTTTACGTTCGGCGTCCGCCGAACCGGTGGATGCCAATGTGCGCGGCCTGCTGGTTGAAGTGGAGAGCCCGGCCGGCCTGGGAGATTTCGACACGGCCAACACCGATATCAAGGATGGCGTTCTGGATGGCCGGGCCGTGTCGTTGAAAGAAGGCGCGCTGGACAAGCTTGGTCACGTCACCAACCTGGGTGAACTGAGCACGCCGCGCGGCAACGTCACCATGGTGGGGTATGCCGTCAACCAGAAGGGTATCGCGCGGGCAACGACATCGGTAACCGCCAACGGTTCGGTTTATCTGCTGGCCAAGGACGCCGCAACCGCGCAGGATAATTCGACGCGTGCGGGCCGCGTGGTTCTTGCCGGTGGCAGCCTGACGGAGGTGTTGCCGGAGATGTCGGACAAGACCGGTCTGGTGGATGGGCTGACGGGTACGGGCCTCGTGCTCCCATCCCAGGTGAGGGTGCTGGGGCAGGACATACGGATGGAAAACGGGGCAGTAATCAATGCACCAGCGGGTGAGGTGAATTTTATCGCCATCGATGATCCCGGCATGGTCGTGAATAATGATCCGTTCAAGCAGCAATTTAATTTGCCTGCCTCCAGCACGGCGCGCATTCACATCGCCAGCGGTGCCCGCATCAGCGTATCCGGACTCGAAAACGTGCAGGTTTCCACGGCACGTAACGGCGTGGAAGTCGAGTTGCGAGGGGACGAATTGAAGGATTCCCCAGTGAATCGCGACGGTCCGCTGCGTGGCCAGAAGGTTTATGTCGACATCAACCGTGCCCTGAACAACGCTAATACAGGCATGCCTACCCTGATCGCCAAGGATAGTTTGCAATCCTATCAGGCGCGTCTCGAACGCACCGTCGCAGAGCGCTCGACCCAGGGTGGCACGGTGCGCCTGAACTCGCTGGGTGAAGCCATCATCGAATCCGGGGCGGTGATCGATCTATCCGGCGGCAGCCTGCGCTACACCCCGGCCAGCGTACCCACCACCCTCGTCATGTCTCGCGGCGTAACGACCGATATCGCCAGTGCGCGCGCCGATGTGCGTTACGACGGCATTGCCACCCGTTACATCCAGAATTTCGGACGCTGGAACGTAAAAGAGGTGATCGATCTGGGGCAGAGCTACAATTATGACCCAGGCTATACCGAAGGAAAGAATGCGGGTGCCCTGGAAGTAATTGGTCTGCGCGCCATCGTGATGCAGGGGGAAGTTCAGGGCCGCACCGTTGTCGGCGAAGTGCAGCGTGACGCAGGCGTCATGCCTGCCGGCGCCCGTCTGACCCTGGGCACCGGGGCAGTTACCCATGCCACCAGCACCGGAGATGACTATAAATTAAACCAGCTGGTCGAACTGAACAGCACCGGCGCCACGCTGCCGGACGGGTTCAGGTTTGGTGATGCGCTTTCACCCGATCTCGTCAATACCTTACGTCTCAGCCCTACGCTGCTGGGCAAGGATAAGGTCGCCAATCTGGAGATTTTCAGCAATCAGGCGGTAGCGGTGCGCGAGGCGTTGCGTACCCCACAAGGCGGCAGCATAAATATTACCGCACAAGGATTGACGGTCGATGCGGATATCGTGGCCCCGAGCGGTTCGATTGTGCTCGATGCGCGCAGGAACGACGTCAATATCGCTTCCGGCCCTGTGGATATGGTCGTGGCCGATGGCGTGACACTTTCGGCACGAGGCGCCTGGGTGAACGAATTGCGCGGGGTCCCCGCGGGCTCGGGCGAGGTTGCGCTGCCGAATGGTGGGAAGATCGCGCTCTCGGCTTCCGATAATCTCGCCCTGGGGCACGATACACTGATGGATGTCACCGGCGGCGGCCGGCTCAAAGTCGATGGCCGAGGCAAGGTCATGGCAGGGAACGGGGGTGAAATCAGGCTGTCGGGCAATGCCTTGTCGGGCCTTGGCGACAATGTGCGCGGCCATGGCCTCGGCGGTGGCGGCACGCTCACTGTTTCCAGCAACAAAATACAGATAGGCGGCACGCCGGACAATAATTCCGGCACAGTGAATCTGGATACGGGATTTTTTGAGCGCGCGGGTTTTGCCAATATCAATCTTGGCGGAATCGAGAGCGTGACGTTATCCGAGGGGGTTCGGATCAAGCCGACCGTTCTCAGCCTGGAACTGCTGCCCGAATATACGCTACGGCCGAGCGGCAGCAAGATCGAAGGTTTCAGCCACCAGGTAAAACTGGATGACCTGGTGCGCCAACCGGTAAATCTGAGTTTCGTGGTGAGAAATCCCGACGAGCAGGGAGCGGCCGATCTGTTGATCGGCGCAGGCGCGCATATCGAGGCGGACCCCAAGGCTGAAATCATGCTTGCCGCCGATCGGTTGGTGAACATACAGGGGCGGATCACCGCTCCCGGCGGCAGCATTACGGCGACACTCGATCACAGCCACGAGTTCAACTTCAATGCCGGCAACGGCATCTGGCTGGGCAAACAGGCCGTACTCGACGTATCCGGATTGGCGCTGACCTATCTCGACAACCAGCGGCTGACGCAGGGCGAAGTGCTGAGCGGCGGCAGAGTAGCCTTGAATGCACAGTTCGGCAATGTCGTCGCCGAAGCGGGTTCAAACATCAACATTGCCGGCGCCGTGCCGGTCCGGCTGGATATTCTGAACGCGGCCGGAGGCCTGGGGCAGTGGGTGGGCAGCGACGCCGGCTCCGTCAACATCGTTGCGCGTGAAGGCATATTGCTTGACGGCGGCATCATGGCGCGGGGAGGCAGCGCATCGAATCGCGACGGCACGCTTGATCTCGTCCTGGGGCTTGTGGATGTGAGCAATCCACAGGATAAAGGGTTTCCCGCCGGTGAGCGCGTATTGAGCCTGGCGCAGACAGTGGCACCTCAGGCGGGCGGCCTCGTTCCGGGTGTCGCCCTCCCCGTCGGACTTGGACGGCAGGCCCGGCTGGGCGCCACGGCATTTGATGCAGCCGGTTTCGACCGCATTGCGCTGAAAAGCCTGGATGCGATCCGCCTGGAGAACGGCCTGAACCTGGGCGCCAATCGAGCCCTGCCATTGAAAGAGCTGGTGCTGGATGCGCCGCGCATCGAGACAGCAGGGGGCGAAGCCGCGCTGAAGGCGGAAACCATCCGGCTGGGCAATTTCGATGTGGTGCTTCAGGATCGGATGAATACACCGGTTGCGGGCACCGGCAACTTCAGGGCTGACGCGCAGTTGCTGGAGCTCGCGGGCAATCTCAGCCTGACCGGCATGGGGCGTTCCGAATTCATGGGCGCCCGGGAAGTAAGGCTTTCGGGGGTGAGCACAGGCGCTATACCGCGTCCGACAGCCGTGCTGTCGAGTGCGGCCGATCTCATTTTTCATGGCGCGGTGGTTACCCCTGCGACCTATAGTCAAGTCGATATTCGGGCGCCAGGGCAAACGGTCACATTCAGCGGCAATACCACACGGCCGCCGCAGCCGTTGTCCGCCTTGGGGAGCCTTGCGGTAACCGCCGCGAATATCATCCAGGGCGGCAATATATGGGCGCCGTTCGGCCAACTGGTTTTCACTGCCGCCGATACACTTGTTTTCAAGGACGGAAGCCTGACTTCCATCGCTGCCGTTCCCGGCAGCCTGATTCCCTTCGGCATGACCGTGAATGGCCGTAGCTGGTTATACAGGCCGGACTCACAGGATATCCCACAGCTTGCATTGTCTGAAAAATCCATTCGTACCCAGGCGGCGAATATCGACATGCAGGCGGGTGCCACCGTTCATCTCGCGGGTGGGGGAGATTTGCAGTCTTACGAATTCAGCGTGGGACCGGGAGGGGCGCGCGACATTCTGAACGATCCGGGCATTTATGCCATCCTGCCGGGCTACGCGAGTTCCTTTGCACCCGGCGACAGGCAGGAAAACACCGGTTTCGATCGCACGGCGGGCGATGCCGTCTATCTTTCCGGCATACCTGGGCTGTCAGCGGGCACCTACACGTTACTACCCGCCCACTACGCACTGCTGCCCGGCGCTTATGCGGTCCGGCTCAACCCGGACGTATCCAATCTGCTGCCGGGGCAGGCTTACAGTAGACAGGACGGCATTCAGGTTGTGCCGGGCTATGTAACGGACAGCCGCGCAGCATCGGGCGGCCCGCGTGATGCACTTTGGAGCGGATTTGAAGTGCTGACCCGCGATCAGGTTTTGCAGCGGTCGGAAATTACGCTTACCCGCGCGTCCGATTTTTTTGCAAACGACTCCAGCCGTCCGCAGGATGGGGGCCTGCTCACCCTGGAGACCACCGGTGGCCTGACGCTGGATGCCATTTTCAAGCTGGCCGCAGCCGAAGGCGGCCGCGGGGCGGCAGTGGATATCAGCGCGCCCGACATTGTTGTCACCAGCGGCAACCCATCGGGAATCGATCCCCTGGCTACCCGCATCGAGGCTGCTACACTCAACGCCATGGGCGCGACCAGCCTGCTGCTGGGCGGCACGCGCAGCGCGGGTGTCGCGAACTCTGCCACCGGCGGCACTACGATCGGCCTCACGGTCGGCGCGGATAAGGTGACGTTGGCCAATGACGCCGGTCACGCCCTGAAAGGCGATGAAATCATCCTTGCGGCGAAGGATACCCTCACGCTGAAAGCCGGCAGCGCCATCGAAGCGCAAGGCAATGCGATGAGTACGGGTGGAATGCGCAGCTACAGCGCCGATGGAAACGGAGCGCTCGTGCGGGCGGCTTCCACGGTCGCTGGTTTTTCGCGTAGCGGCAGTCCGGATCAGTCCCGGGGTACGCTGGCCGGGGAAGCCGGCAGCATCATTCATGCATCGAATTCGATTACGCTGGATGCCACCCATCAGAATACGTTCGCGGGCCTGCCCGTTTTTGCGGATGGCAAGGGTAATCCGGTCGCTGGAAATTTGTCGATTGGCGCGGCACGCGTTAATTTTGGTGATGCACCGGCAGGTGCCGACGGCCTGACTCTCGGCCAGGGCGAACTCGATGGGTTGAACAGTCTGAATTCACTGACGCTGACGAGCTATAAGACATTCGACCTGTATGGAGATGTCAGCATTGGCGGGGTAAACGCGGACGGCAAACCGACGCTGCAAGCCTTGAATCTGCAGGGTGCCGGACTGGCCGGCCTCGACAATGGCGGTAAAACCGCACATCTGCGTGCGAACAGCATCGCGCTGTCAAACCCGGCGGCAGCGGCCTTCACGCCAGGCGGAGCGCTCGGCAACGGCACGCTGGCAATACAGGCGGATAAACTGGTGTTGGGCGAAGGCGTCAAAGCCATCCAGGGATTTTCTCAGGTTGACGTCATGGTGACCGAACTGATCGGACGCGGTACCGGCAGCACCGATATCGGCGCCACCGGAAACACGAATCTGAATGTGGCGCGGATCAGCGGCGAGCAAGGCGCCGATCAGACGCTGACTGCAGGCGGCAGGCTCGATGCCGCTATGAGGGCGTCCGATCGTGTTCTTGCGGCGATAAACACGCTGGGCGCGAAGTGGGTGCTGTCGGGTACGGAGGTGACGTTCGACACTCAGGCAATTCTGCCATCAGGACAGCTCAAACTTGCGGCAACCGCCGGAAATCTGGTGCTGGGCGCAAATGGCGAATTGAATGTGGCCGGCCGGCCGGTGGTTTTTTTCGATGCGATCCGTACAGCACCAGGCGGCATGATCGAATTGGCAAGCGATAACGGAGGCATACTCGTGCAAGACGGCGCGCGGGTGAATGTATCCGGCGCAGAGGGCGGCGATGCCGGCAAAGTAATCATGCGCGCAGCCAATGGTACCGCAAACATTGCCGCGAGCAGTCTGCAGGGTTCGGCCACGGCGGATAACAGCGGCGCGAGAGGCGATGGGGCGCGTTTTGAGCTGGATGTGGCGATGCTGCCGGATTTCTCCACACTTAATACGGCACTCAACCAGGGTGGATTCGATGGCGCAAGAACGCTGCGCGTACGCACGGGCGATATCCATCTGGCGGCAGCCGATACCGTCAAGGCAAAAGAAATACACATCGCTGCGGATGGTGGCAAATTGGGCGTGGCCGGCCACATTGACGCCTCAGGCAAGGATGCGGGCAGTATCAATCTTTACGCAGGGAATGACGTGACCGTGCTGACGGGCGCCAGGCTCGACGCCTACGCAACGGGTGCGAATAGAAGTGGCGGCGAAGTCGAGATCGGTACGACGGAAGGTAAGCTGAACCTGGCCGCGGGCAGCGTGGTGGATGTGCATGGCGGCAGCGGCAGCCAACCCGGCGAAGGTGGCAAGGTATTGTTGCGCGCCCCCCGTTCGAGTGCAGGCGATGAGGTGGGAGTGAGCGCCATCGACAGCAGTATCAGCGGAGCCGGATCGGTCGTGGTGGAGGCGGTAAAGGTGTACGGCAATATCACCACGCTCACCGATACCGGCACAAGTAGCGGTACAACGCTGAGTCTTGCCACAGTGAACGCCGATAACACCCACTTTGCGTCCCACGCCGGCGCGATCGCCTCGCGCCTGGGCAAGACCGGCGATACCCTTTTTCATGTGCGTCCCGGTGTCGAGGTACGATCGGCAGGGGATATCACGCTCAGCAAGGACTGGAATCTCGGCGTAAGCCGAGCGGGTGGCGAACCCGGCATGCTGACCCTGCGTGCCGGGGGCAACCTCAGGATTAACAGCAATCTGTCGGATGGATTCAACGTTGCGACCCCATTCAGCAGCGGTATGACCCCCGCAACCCTGCTCACGGGAAATTCCTGGGGTTACCGGCTGGTTGGTGGAGCGGATGCCGGCGCTGCCGACCCGCTGGCAGTGAGGGCGGGCAGTGGCGACATCACTCTGGCAGCAGGCAAGCTGATACGCACCGGCACGGGAGATATCCGCATGTCCGCCGGACGCGACATCAAGCTTGCCGACAGCAAGGCGGCGATATACACCGCTGGGCGCGTGGCAGATGTGGCCGATGGTTTCATTACGCCTGCCGATGCCCAGTTCAGCCAGGGCGGGGGAAGCATCGGCATGACGGCAATGGGCGATATCATCGGATCGCCGTCAGCGCAACTTTATTCCAATTGGTTATTCCGCCAGGGCCGGCTGAATGAAACCACCGGAGCGTATACGCTCCAGCCTGCCTGGTGGGTGCGCTTCGATCAGTTCCAGCAAGGCGTCGGGGCGCTGGGCGGCGGCGATGTCACGCTGACCGCTGGCGGCAGGATCCAAAACCTCTCCGCCAGCACGCCGGCCCAAGCGCGCATGACGGCCATGACACCGGATGCGGGCAGTCTGGTGAAGACGGGTGGCGGTGACGTGCGGGTGGAAACCGGCGGCGATCTGCTGGGTGGGCAATACTATGCGGATCGCGGAGATCTGGTCGTGAATGTGGGCGGCAGGATAGACAGCGGGCAGAACGTGAGTGGCAAACCACTCTACACTATCCTGGCTTTAAGCGACACACAGGCGCGGGTGCGCGCGCAAGGAGATGTCAACATTCATTCCGTGCTGAATCCGCATCTCGTGATTCAGGCCACCGGCAGGGGGACGACATTCAATCTCAATGCCAGCGCGCCCAGTTCCACCAATCCCAGCTGGAGCCTGTTTTCGTCTTACGGCGAAGACAGCGGCGTGCATCTGCAGAGCCTGGATGGAACGGTGACGCTGCACAACGATACCAGCGTGCTGACAAATGCTTACCGGGCGCCGCTGAGTTTTAATGTATCCGCTAATACCTATACGACTGAATTGTTGTCCATCCTGCCGCCCAGCCTGTTGGTTACGGCGTTTCAGGGAAGCATCGTCCTGCCGGATACGCGCACAACGGTGCTGAGTCCCGCGGGGCGCGGAAACCTGGAGCTGCTCGCATCGGATTCCGTCAATATTCATACGCCGGTAGTCATGAGCGACCGGGATCCGGCACTGATCCCGACTGCGATCAGGCCGGGTATAAAACCGAATCAGTTTCCGCTTTCCACCGTGAGCCCTGCTGATCGGGAACTTGTCCATGCCACCACGCCTGTCCATGCGGGCGATACGCGGCCGGTGAGAGTCTACGCCGTTGCGGGCGATATCCAGGGTAATTTCAATGAACTGACTCTCGACCTTGCCAAGGCGTTTCAGCTCCGTGCGGGGCAGGACGTACGCGACGTGGGTATCGTTGCGCAGCACGTCAACGCGGGCGATCTCAGCCGCGTGGTGGCGGGCAGGGATGTCGCCTTCACCTCCGGTAACGACCGGACGGACAATGCCAGGATCTGGGTGGGCGGTCTGGGCCGGTTGGAGGTGACCGCGGGACGAAATATCGATCTGGGGACGTCGGCGGGCATCGTCAGCCGCGGTGATCTCGACAATGCGCAACTGCCCCGCGGCGGCGCCGATATTGATGTCGCAGCGGGAATGGGCGCGCAGGGAATCGATTATACCGGCGCTGTCGACCGACTGGTAGCTGAACTGGAAAAGGCGGGCGGCAGCCCGGATAATGCCCTGTTGTGGCAGGCGCGCTGGCTGGTGGGGAATGATGTCCTGAGCGGTTCCGATGCGCTGCAAGCAGTGAAAGCGGTACAGGCGCAGGATGGGGAAGCCCAGCGCGGCCTGGTGCGCGAGATGATTTATTCGGCGTTGCTCGTTACCGGGCGGGACTCGAACAATCGCGAAAGTCCTTATGCCGCCGACTATGAGCGGGGTTATGCGGCGCTGGAACTGGTGTTCCCGGGCATACGGGAACAAAACCCGGACGGAAGCTTCAAGAATTATCAGGGAGAGATCAACTTGTTCGCCAGTCGCATCAAGACCGAGCGCGGCGGCAACATCGAGTTCATGGCACCGGGAGGAGGCGTGATAGTCGGCCTCAGCAATACGCCGGAAGTACTGATAAGCACAGGCAACGATGTGTTGGGCATGGTGGTGGTGGCTGACGGCAACATTCGCGGCTTCGCCCGCAACGACATCCTCGTGAATCAGTCACGCATCCTTACCGTGGGCGGTGGCGATGTCCTGTTATGGTCGAGCGAAGGCGATATCGATGCCGGTAAAGGCAAGAAGACCGCGGCCGCAGTGCCGCCGCCGGTCGTCAAGGTGGATGCGCAGGGCAATGTAACCCAGGAACTACAGGGAGCTGCGTCAGGCAGCGGGATCGGGGCGCTTTCCAGCGGCGGCGCAGCCGCAGGGGACATTGACCTGATTGCGCCCAGAGGCACGGTGAATGCGGGTGATGCCGGCATTCGGGCGGGTAACCTCAATATCGCCGCACAAGTTGTGCTGGGTGCGGATAACATTTCCGTATCAGGCACTTCCACCGGCACGCCGGTAGCGGACGCCAGCGCAGTCACCGCCACCACCTCGGGCGCCACATCGCAAGGAGACGATGTGGCGAAGGCTACCGCTGCGTTATCGCAGAATCTGTCGGATGCCGCACGCACATCCGACGAGATGAGGCAGCTTAAACCTACTTTTATTTCAACCGAGGTGATCGGTCATGGGGAGTAA